CCCCGATCGAGGATGGTGAAGCGGTCGGCGGTGGCGCGGGCGAAGTGGAGTTTTTGTTCCACCAGCAGCACGGTGAGGCCTTCTTCCCGGTTCAGGGTTTTGATCACGCGGCCGATCATGTCGACGATGTTGGGCTGAATGCCTTCCGTGGGTTCGTCCAGAATCAGCAGTTTCGGGTCCAGGGCCAGGGCGCGGCCGATGGCCAGTTGCTGTTGCTGGCCGCCGGACAGGTCGCCGCCACGGCGGTGACGCATTTCGTGAAGCACGGGAAACAGTTCATAGATCCGTTCGGGGATTTTGCGCTGGCGATCCGGGCGCGCCTGCAGGCCGGTTTCCAGGTTCTCTTCCACGGTCAGTAATGGAAAGATCTCCCGGCCTTGGGGGACGTAGCCGATGCCGGCACGGGCGCGGTCCTCGGCGGCTTTCTTGCGCAGGTCCTGGTCGAGAAAGCGGATCTCGCCGGAGGCTGACGGCAGCAGGCCCATGATGGTTTTCAGCAGTGTGGTTTTGCCGACGCCGTTGCGGCCCATCACGCACAGGCATTCGCCTTGTTGCACGGACAGGTCCAGATCCCAGAGCGTATGGGATTCGCCGTAGTATTGATTGACGCCTTTCAATGACAGCATGAGCGTTCCTGTTCAGTGGTATGGGGCGGAGCGTTACTCGCCCAAATACACTTCGATCACTTTCGGGTCGTTCTGCACGTCCTGCATCTTGCCTTCGGCGAGGACGCTGCCCTGGTGCAGTACGGTGACGGTGCTGGCGATGCTGCGGATGAACTCCATATCGTGTTCCACCACCACCACGGAGTGCTCGCCGGCCAGTTGTTGAAGCAGTTCGGCGGTGCGCTCCACTTCCTGGCGGGTCATGCCGGCGATGGGTTCGTCCACCAGCAGCAGTTTCGGTTGCTGCATCAGCACCATGGCGATTTCCAGCCACTGTTTCTGCCCGTGGGACAGCGCGCCGGCCACATGGTCGTGCCGGTCCAGCAGGCCAACGGTGTCCAGGGTGGCGTCGATGCGGTCGCGCTGCTCGCCGTTGAGCGGATGCACCAGGGTATGCCAGGTGGTTTTGGGGCCGGCCATGGCCAGTTCCAGATTCTCCGCCGCGGTGTGTTCCGGAAACACGGTGGGCTTCTGGAACTTGCGGCCGATGCCGGCGCCGGCGATTTCGGTTTCGCTCATGCGGGTCAGATCAAGGGTCTGGCCAAAAAAGCAGGTGCCTTCATCCGGCCGGGTCTTGCCGGTGATCACGTCCATCATGGTGGATTTGCCGGCGCCGTTGGGGCCGATGATGCAGCGCAGTTCGCCGGGTTCGATGTACAGGGTCAGGTCGTTCAGGGCTTTGAAGCCGTCGAAGCTGACCGTGATGTTTTCCATGTACAACAGGTATTTGCCACCGGTGTCCAACTCGCCCGGATTGATGGTGCGGGTACCGGGGCGGACCACGTCGAACACACGATCACGTCGGAAAGTGTCACGCAGGTTCATGGGACGCCTCCGGCTGGTCGTCGTTGTCGGTGCCGTTGCTATTGTTACCATCACTTTTGCGCAGGCGCTGACGGACGTTATCCGCCAGGCCCACCAGGCCACGCGGCAGGAACAGGGTCACCGCCACGAACAGGCCTCCCAGGGCGAACAGCCAGGCTTCCGGCATGATGCCGGTGAACACGGTTTTGCCATAGTTGACCAGAATGGCGCCGATCACCGCGCCATACAGGGTGGCGCGGCCACCCACCGCCACCCACACCACCAGTTCGATGGAGTTGAGCGGTGAAAACTCGCCGGGGTTGATGATGCCCACCTGGGGCACATACAGGGCGCCGGCGATGCCGGCCAGTACCGCGCTCAGGGTGAAAATCCACAGCTTGTAGTGTTCGGTGCGATAGCCGAGGAAGCGGGCGCGGGACTCGCCGTCGCGGACCGCCATCACCACCCGGCCCATGCGAGAGCCGGTGATGTAGCGGCACAGTACGAAGGCCAGCGCCAGGGCGATGGCGGTGGCGATCAGCAGGGCCACCCGGGTGCTGTCCTCGCGCAACGAGAAGCCGAGGATGTCCTTGAAGTCGGTGAGGCCGTTGTTGCCGCCAAAACCCAGTTCGTTACGGAAGAACGCCAACATCAGCGCGTAGGTCAGCGCCTGGGTGATGATCGACAGGTACACCCCGGTGACGCGGGAACGGAACGCCAGCCAGCCGAACACGAAGGCCAGCAGCCCGGGTACCAGCGCGATCAACACCATGGTGAACAGAAACGAATGGGAGCCGAGCCAGTACCAGGGCAGCTCCTGCCAGTTCAGAAACACCATGAAGTCCGGCAGCACCGGGTTGCCGTAGACGCCGCGATCGCCGATCTGACGCATCAGGTACATGCCCATGGCGTAACCGCCGAGGGCGAAGAAAGCGCCATGGCCGAGGCTGAGTATGCCGCAGTAGCCCCAGACCAGATCCAGGGCCATGGCCAGCAGCGCGTAACACAGATACTTGCCGAGCAGCGTGACCGTGTAGCTGCTCACATGCAGCCCGGAGTCCGCCGGGATCAGCTGATTCAACAGCACCACCAGGGCCACGGCGCCGAACAGGATGCCGATGAACCAGCGGGCGGCACGGTCGGTCAGGGCGGTTTTCAAATCCGAATGTCTCATTATTCCTCCGCGGCCCGGCCGCGCTGCGGGAACAGACCGCGCGGTTTACGTTGAATGAACAGGATGATGAACACGAGCACGAAGATTTTCGCCAGCACCGCGCCGGAAACCGGCTCCAGCAGTTTGTTGGCGATACCCAGGCTGAAGGCCGCGGTG
This sequence is a window from Alloalcanivorax dieselolei B5. Protein-coding genes within it:
- the urtD gene encoding urea ABC transporter ATP-binding protein UrtD, which gives rise to MNLRDTFRRDRVFDVVRPGTRTINPGELDTGGKYLLYMENITVSFDGFKALNDLTLYIEPGELRCIIGPNGAGKSTMMDVITGKTRPDEGTCFFGQTLDLTRMSETEIAGAGIGRKFQKPTVFPEHTAAENLELAMAGPKTTWHTLVHPLNGEQRDRIDATLDTVGLLDRHDHVAGALSHGQKQWLEIAMVLMQQPKLLLVDEPIAGMTRQEVERTAELLQQLAGEHSVVVVEHDMEFIRSIASTVTVLHQGSVLAEGKMQDVQNDPKVIEVYLGE
- the urtE gene encoding urea ABC transporter ATP-binding subunit UrtE codes for the protein MLSLKGVNQYYGESHTLWDLDLSVQQGECLCVMGRNGVGKTTLLKTIMGLLPSASGEIRFLDQDLRKKAAEDRARAGIGYVPQGREIFPLLTVEENLETGLQARPDRQRKIPERIYELFPVLHEMRHRRGGDLSGGQQQQLAIGRALALDPKLLILDEPTEGIQPNIVDMIGRVIKTLNREEGLTVLLVEQKLHFARATADRFTILDRGRNVAEGAVGELDDALVKKYLTV
- the urtC gene encoding urea ABC transporter permease subunit UrtC; the encoded protein is MRHSDLKTALTDRAARWFIGILFGAVALVVLLNQLIPADSGLHVSSYTVTLLGKYLCYALLAMALDLVWGYCGILSLGHGAFFALGGYAMGMYLMRQIGDRGVYGNPVLPDFMVFLNWQELPWYWLGSHSFLFTMVLIALVPGLLAFVFGWLAFRSRVTGVYLSIITQALTYALMLAFFRNELGFGGNNGLTDFKDILGFSLREDSTRVALLIATAIALALAFVLCRYITGSRMGRVVMAVRDGESRARFLGYRTEHYKLWIFTLSAVLAGIAGALYVPQVGIINPGEFSPLNSIELVVWVAVGGRATLYGAVIGAILVNYGKTVFTGIMPEAWLFALGGLFVAVTLFLPRGLVGLADNVRQRLRKSDGNNSNGTDNDDQPEASHEPA